The Clostridioides difficile genome has a segment encoding these proteins:
- a CDS encoding TVP38/TMEM64 family protein, whose translation MLNLDAIKEYILSFGVWAPIISFALMILQSIAAPLPAFLITFANAALFGWVNGAILSWVSAMAGAAICFVIGRFLGRDVVVKLTSKFALESIDGFFDKYGKHTILIARLLPFISFDLVSYAAGLTSMNFISFFIATGVGQLPATIVYSYVGGMLTGGAKVMMTGLLILFALSVLIYMLKKIYSDKNK comes from the coding sequence ATGTTAAATTTAGATGCAATTAAGGAGTACATACTATCATTTGGAGTTTGGGCACCAATAATATCATTTGCACTTATGATATTACAATCAATAGCTGCACCTCTTCCTGCATTTTTAATTACTTTTGCAAATGCAGCCTTATTTGGATGGGTAAATGGTGCTATACTGTCATGGGTAAGTGCAATGGCAGGTGCTGCAATCTGTTTTGTAATTGGAAGGTTTTTAGGTAGAGATGTAGTTGTAAAACTTACAAGTAAATTTGCACTGGAAAGTATAGATGGTTTTTTTGATAAATATGGAAAACATACAATTTTAATTGCAAGATTGCTTCCTTTTATATCTTTTGACCTTGTGAGTTATGCAGCAGGTCTAACATCTATGAATTTTATATCTTTCTTTATAGCTACTGGGGTAGGACAATTACCAGCAACGATTGTATATTCTTATGTTGGTGGTATGTTGACAGGTGGAGCTAAAGTCATGATGACAGGACTCTTAATATTATTTGCTTTAAGTGTATTGATTTATATGTTAAAGAAAATATATAGTGATAAAAATAAATAA